In Micromonospora purpureochromogenes, a single window of DNA contains:
- a CDS encoding glycosyltransferase family 2 protein has product MKLSILMPVYNEEERIADALKQALAVDYPCEIELVVVDDGSRDGTGEILGRADDARLRVITHQRNAGKGAAIKTAVDSADGEYMVILDADLEYDPQDIPRLLDPVLDGRATVVYGNRTFGSHSAYSFWYVMGNKGVTMAANVLFNSYIGDLETCFKLMPVELYRSLDVRSRGFGMEAEVTGKLLRRRIRPYEVPISYRARGREEGKKITWKDGVEALWILGRERTRRRPAGSAPR; this is encoded by the coding sequence GTGAAGCTCTCGATCCTCATGCCGGTCTACAACGAGGAAGAACGCATCGCGGATGCCCTCAAGCAGGCATTGGCGGTCGATTACCCGTGCGAGATCGAGCTGGTCGTGGTCGACGACGGCAGCCGGGACGGCACCGGTGAGATCCTCGGCCGGGCCGACGACGCGCGACTGCGGGTCATCACCCACCAGCGCAACGCGGGCAAGGGCGCGGCCATCAAGACGGCCGTGGACAGCGCCGACGGTGAGTACATGGTCATCCTCGACGCCGACCTGGAGTACGACCCGCAGGACATCCCGCGGCTGCTCGACCCGGTGCTCGACGGCCGCGCGACGGTGGTCTACGGCAATCGCACCTTCGGCAGCCACAGCGCCTACAGCTTCTGGTACGTGATGGGCAACAAGGGCGTCACGATGGCGGCCAACGTGCTGTTCAACTCCTACATCGGCGACCTGGAGACCTGCTTCAAGCTGATGCCGGTCGAGCTCTACCGCTCCCTCGACGTCCGGTCCCGCGGCTTCGGCATGGAGGCGGAGGTGACCGGCAAGCTGCTGCGCCGCCGCATCCGCCCGTACGAGGTGCCGATCAGCTACCGGGCGCGCGGTCGCGAGGAGGGCAAGAAGATCACCTGGAAGGACGGCGTCGAGGCGCTCTGGATCCTCGGCCGGGAGCGCACCCGCCGCCGTCCCGCCGGCTCAGCCCCGCGCTGA